A genome region from Patescibacteria group bacterium includes the following:
- the infC gene encoding translation initiation factor IF-3 — MFRKNFYSPKFRLNYEINSPSVRLVDENGKQIGIVDTRRALEIAQNKGLDLLEVSRSLNPPVCRILDYGRYQYQKQKREQKAKRKHKKTELKGVRLSFNIGQHDLEFKAKQADKFLNKGHKVKVELVLRGREHSHLDIAFQELRAFQALLQSKFKVEQAPRKLGNRIISILAKVT; from the coding sequence ATTTTCAGAAAAAATTTTTATTCTCCAAAATTCAGGTTAAATTACGAGATTAACTCTCCTAGCGTTAGATTAGTGGATGAAAATGGGAAGCAAATCGGAATTGTAGATACAAGGAGGGCGCTTGAAATTGCCCAAAATAAAGGATTAGATCTGCTTGAAGTTTCACGCAGTCTTAATCCCCCCGTATGCAGAATTTTAGATTACGGCAGATATCAGTATCAAAAACAAAAAAGGGAGCAAAAGGCGAAAAGAAAGCATAAAAAAACAGAATTAAAGGGAGTCAGACTTTCTTTTAATATTGGTCAACATGATTTAGAATTCAAAGCGAAGCAGGCGGATAAATTTTTAAACAAAGGGCATAAAGTTAAAGTTGAATTGGTTTTAAGGGGAAGAGAGCATTCTCATCTTGATATCGCCTTTCAGGAACTGCGCGCTTTTCAGGCCCTCCTTCAATCAAAATTTAAAGTGGAACAAGCGCCGCGGAAGCTGGGGAATCGTATTATCTCTATTCTCGCGAAGGTCACCTAA
- the lgt gene encoding prolipoprotein diacylglyceryl transferase, with protein MIPYFVFDHFKSGPFTFYPWGFLVGLGFLAGWLLALREAKKKKMNPEEITDLSLWIVFGSILGARLLFVLEHYSFFTNDWWGSFKIWEGGMSYYGGLGGGILASLLYAWRKKVSCKEIGDILVLSLALGLAIGRLGCFLVNDHLGAITNLPWGIQYGDGIARHPVALYLSLSQLLIFFFLLIIRKRILTPGLLASFYLLLYSVSRFFLDFTRSREENLLFTDHYYWGLNLAQFISIALFFISCYFIIQIKSQSRKRS; from the coding sequence ATGATTCCTTACTTTGTTTTTGACCATTTTAAGAGCGGACCTTTCACTTTTTACCCTTGGGGTTTTTTGGTGGGTTTAGGTTTTTTGGCTGGTTGGCTTTTAGCGCTTAGAGAGGCGAAGAAGAAAAAAATGAATCCCGAAGAGATTACGGATTTAAGCCTTTGGATAGTCTTTGGGTCTATTTTGGGCGCGAGGTTGCTTTTTGTTTTAGAACATTATTCCTTTTTTACTAACGATTGGTGGGGTAGCTTCAAAATTTGGGAAGGGGGAATGTCTTACTACGGGGGTTTGGGAGGAGGAATTTTAGCGAGTTTGCTCTATGCCTGGAGAAAAAAAGTGAGTTGCAAGGAAATTGGCGATATACTGGTTTTAAGTTTGGCTTTGGGTCTTGCTATCGGACGGCTGGGTTGTTTTTTGGTTAATGATCATCTGGGCGCTATCACTAATTTGCCTTGGGGAATCCAGTATGGAGACGGCATAGCACGACACCCGGTGGCTCTTTATTTATCTTTATCACAGTTGCTTATTTTTTTCTTTTTGCTTATAATTAGAAAAAGAATTCTTACTCCAGGTCTTTTAGCCTCGTTCTATTTACTTTTATATAGCGTCAGCCGTTTCTTTTTGGATTTTACGCGGAGCAGGGAGGAGAATCTGCTTTTTACCGATCATTATTATTGGGGACTTAATTTAGCCCAGTTTATCAGTATTGCCTTGTTTTTTATATCTTGTTATTTTATTATTCAAATTAAAAGTCAATCCCGTAAAAGATCCTAG
- a CDS encoding DsbA family protein gives MINESKEEMDNLDKLHRERTRWVTATWVFGVLFALAAVAVFSLGFYLVKPGFLKNVGLEQKEQTQPSKEAPSAADETAPSPQVAGVSVDDDPVQGSPDAPVTVIEFSDFLCPYCAVSAGFRPDLTAQMKSRDAAWEAAVPKILETYVKEGKVRFVFRDCPFHGEGAILAAEAADCSRDQGKYWEMHDLLFQSQDQFPETEGDLPNFLKGLADKLGLSQSQFSECLDSGKYKDEVNKDLEAAKAAGVTGTPTYFINGQKIVGAQPFSAFQEIIEAELKK, from the coding sequence ATGATTAATGAATCTAAAGAGGAAATGGATAATCTTGACAAACTCCATCGGGAGAGAACGCGTTGGGTAACGGCGACTTGGGTTTTTGGCGTTCTATTCGCTTTGGCGGCGGTTGCTGTCTTTAGTTTGGGGTTTTATTTGGTAAAACCTGGATTTTTAAAAAATGTGGGTTTGGAGCAAAAGGAGCAGACCCAACCCTCGAAAGAGGCGCCTAGCGCCGCAGATGAGACCGCGCCTTCACCTCAAGTCGCGGGTGTAAGTGTTGACGACGACCCTGTTCAAGGTTCTCCGGATGCCCCGGTGACGGTGATTGAATTTTCCGACTTTTTGTGTCCCTATTGCGCGGTTTCTGCAGGATTTCGACCTGATTTAACTGCGCAAATGAAATCCAGAGACGCGGCTTGGGAAGCTGCCGTGCCCAAAATCTTGGAGACTTATGTGAAGGAAGGAAAAGTGCGTTTTGTTTTTCGGGATTGTCCATTCCATGGAGAGGGAGCTATCTTAGCCGCAGAGGCGGCTGATTGTAGCCGCGACCAAGGGAAATATTGGGAGATGCATGATCTTCTTTTCCAGAGTCAGGATCAATTTCCAGAGACAGAAGGAGACTTACCTAATTTTTTGAAGGGATTGGCTGATAAATTAGGGCTCTCTCAAAGTCAATTTAGCGAATGTTTAGATAGCGGTAAATATAAAGATGAAGTGAACAAAGATTTGGAAGCGGCAAAGGCCGCTGGCGTCACGGGTACGCCTACTTATTTTATTAACGGTCAGAAGATAGTCGGCGCGCAGCCTTTTAGCGCTTTTCAGGAGATTATTGAGGCGGAATTGAAAAAGTAA
- a CDS encoding 50S ribosomal protein L35, whose product MKPKTHKATAKRLKITAKKKILRRYTHQDHFNARERGAKTRSKRRNQEISPVERKKIKKLLPYSF is encoded by the coding sequence ATGAAACCTAAAACGCATAAAGCCACCGCGAAACGTCTGAAAATTACCGCCAAGAAAAAAATCTTGCGTCGTTATACCCATCAAGATCACTTTAACGCGCGGGAAAGGGGCGCAAAGACGCGCTCTAAACGCAGAAATCAAGAAATAAGTCCGGTGGAAAGAAAAAAGATTAAAAAATTACTGCCTTATTCATTTTAA
- the argS gene encoding arginine--tRNA ligase has translation MKNYDSKCKTFIKDEIQKLFQDSFAELKKNPKYEKAKPIFNLVHPSREEYGDWSANIAMSIAHQIGVSPEEVWKDLNLVLNKEIVHERIKKIIFVKPGFINFYLSKRWFWRELKNILERQDDYGRIEIGKGKKAQVEFISANPTGPLTLGNARGGFLGDALARVLDFVGYEAQREYYINDAGKQIEALGHSILGDAEAVYAGEYIKGLRQRCLKDGKIKDAYPAGEWAAEIILREMIQKTVERMGIRFDHWFSEKSLHKKGKIKEVIEEFKEKGYVQEKDGALWFLASQFNYGHENNRKDCVLVKKNGEFTYLAGDLAYHKNKFADRGFGEVINIWGADHYGDMARLQAGVEALGYKGKLSIILVQLVRLMEKGKEVRMSKRKGTYVTIDELLDEISLDVARFFFLMYDVDTHMDFDLDLARDTSEKNPVFYVQYAYARICSILRESHLRPSGFGGQARIKNLELLKHPAELGLARELARFPETIENIASDYKVHHLPYYAISLAEKFHQFYKECRVLGDNRDLSYARLMLTRATQIVLKNVLALMGISAPEKM, from the coding sequence ATGAAAAATTACGATTCAAAATGTAAAACTTTCATCAAAGATGAAATTCAAAAATTATTTCAAGATTCATTTGCTGAATTAAAGAAGAATCCCAAATATGAAAAAGCGAAGCCGATTTTTAATTTAGTGCATCCTAGCAGAGAAGAGTATGGAGATTGGTCCGCAAATATTGCGATGTCTATAGCTCATCAGATAGGTGTGAGTCCGGAAGAGGTTTGGAAAGATTTGAATTTAGTATTGAACAAAGAAATTGTTCACGAGAGAATTAAGAAAATTATCTTTGTTAAGCCAGGGTTTATTAATTTTTATCTTTCTAAAAGATGGTTTTGGCGGGAGCTCAAAAACATTTTGGAGAGGCAGGATGATTATGGCCGGATAGAGATAGGCAAAGGGAAAAAGGCGCAGGTTGAATTTATTTCTGCCAATCCCACCGGACCTTTAACTTTAGGCAACGCGCGCGGTGGTTTTTTAGGAGATGCGCTGGCGCGAGTTTTAGATTTCGTGGGTTATGAAGCGCAGCGCGAATACTATATTAATGACGCGGGCAAGCAAATTGAAGCTTTGGGACATTCTATTTTAGGAGATGCGGAGGCTGTATATGCAGGTGAATATATAAAAGGATTACGCCAGAGATGCCTGAAGGACGGCAAAATAAAAGATGCCTATCCAGCTGGGGAATGGGCGGCGGAAATCATTTTGCGAGAAATGATTCAAAAAACAGTAGAGAGAATGGGGATTCGTTTTGACCATTGGTTTTCTGAAAAAAGCCTGCATAAAAAAGGAAAAATTAAGGAAGTTATTGAAGAATTTAAAGAGAAGGGCTATGTTCAGGAAAAAGACGGCGCTCTTTGGTTTTTAGCCTCGCAGTTCAATTATGGACACGAAAATAACAGAAAAGATTGCGTTTTAGTGAAAAAAAACGGAGAATTTACTTATTTAGCCGGAGATCTTGCTTACCATAAAAATAAATTTGCGGATCGCGGATTTGGGGAGGTAATTAATATCTGGGGCGCAGACCATTATGGCGACATGGCGCGTTTGCAAGCAGGCGTGGAAGCCTTAGGTTATAAAGGTAAATTATCCATAATTTTAGTCCAACTTGTGCGCTTAATGGAAAAGGGGAAGGAAGTGCGTATGTCCAAGCGAAAAGGAACCTATGTTACTATCGATGAGCTTTTGGACGAAATTAGTTTAGATGTTGCCCGTTTCTTTTTTCTCATGTATGACGTGGATACGCATATGGATTTTGATTTAGATTTGGCGCGCGATACTTCTGAAAAAAATCCAGTTTTTTATGTGCAGTATGCTTACGCGCGGATTTGCAGTATTCTTAGGGAATCCCACCTACGCCCTTCGGGCTTCGGTGGGCAGGCAAGAATTAAGAATTTAGAATTATTGAAGCATCCAGCCGAGTTAGGTTTGGCGAGGGAACTTGCCAGATTTCCGGAGACGATTGAAAACATAGCCTCCGATTATAAAGTGCATCATTTACCTTATTACGCCATATCTTTAGCGGAGAAATTCCATCAGTTTTATAAAGAATGCCGGGTGCTAGGGGATAACCGAGATTTATCTTATGCGAGATTGATGCTGACTCGCGCCACCCAAATTGTTTTAAAGAATGTCCTTGCACTGATGGGGATTTCGGCGCCGGAGAAGATGTAA
- the smpB gene encoding SsrA-binding protein SmpB, which translates to MKILSTNQQASRNYQILATYEAGLVLTGAEVKATKAGQMNLKGAYITINENQEPCLVGARISLYKKAHLPYYKPQRTRKLLLHKKEIQSLTQKLKQKGLTLVPLKVYNKSGLVKLEFGLAQGKKKWDKRQAIREKDDQRKIQRSLKNFTT; encoded by the coding sequence ATGAAAATTCTCAGCACAAACCAACAAGCGTCAAGAAATTATCAAATCCTCGCAACCTATGAGGCGGGTTTAGTATTGACAGGAGCAGAGGTAAAAGCCACCAAAGCGGGGCAAATGAATCTAAAGGGCGCCTATATCACAATTAATGAAAACCAAGAACCCTGTTTGGTCGGCGCCCGAATTTCCCTTTACAAAAAAGCCCATCTTCCTTATTATAAACCCCAAAGGACCCGCAAATTACTTCTGCATAAAAAGGAAATCCAATCTTTAACCCAAAAATTAAAACAAAAAGGCTTGACATTAGTGCCTTTAAAAGTATACAATAAGAGTGGTCTAGTGAAGTTAGAATTTGGCCTAGCTCAGGGTAAAAAGAAGTGGGATAAAAGACAAGCCATACGAGAAAAAGATGACCAAAGAAAGATCCAACGCTCCTTAAAAAACTTTACCACATAA
- a CDS encoding glycosyltransferase family 1 protein, whose protein sequence is MRLGIDCRAMQGKGGIATYAFHLVKNLLITDKRNHYVLFFDPQISQNLKNLSEQKNCSIKYFSHRGLLDSLPFVRSHILFSRFLKKQGLDIFHAPAGSLPLFYKGKTVVTAHDMAIYKNPEWFPRFQFFSKNIVVPRSLRKATYIIAVSESTKRDLLTLFSIPSKKIQVIYEGGLDASLISSGKQESALDYILTISTLEPRKNLVRLIRAFTLYRRHNPQKREKLIIIGGEGWKYKGIYKEIRELGAQKEAILAGYVGEKEKIRLLRRAKAFIFPSLYEGFGLPVVEAMSLGVPVICSRRGALAEICGNAAFFVNPYAVQSIAEGLSKVLGDRDIREKLAKKGLERAQRFSWQKCAKETLEVYQNIH, encoded by the coding sequence ATGCGCCTAGGCATTGACTGCCGCGCAATGCAGGGGAAAGGAGGCATTGCCACTTACGCTTTCCATTTAGTCAAAAACCTTCTCATTACGGACAAAAGGAATCATTATGTCCTTTTTTTTGATCCTCAAATTAGCCAAAATTTAAAAAATTTATCCGAACAAAAAAATTGTTCAATAAAATATTTTTCTCACAGAGGTCTGTTGGATAGTTTGCCTTTTGTCCGTTCTCATATTTTATTTAGCCGATTTTTAAAAAAACAAGGTTTAGATATTTTTCACGCGCCCGCCGGTTCCCTGCCTTTATTCTATAAAGGGAAGACAGTGGTTACGGCGCATGACATGGCAATCTACAAAAATCCAGAATGGTTTCCGCGTTTCCAATTTTTTTCTAAAAATATTGTTGTCCCGCGATCATTAAGAAAGGCGACATATATCATTGCCGTTTCCGAAAGTACTAAAAGAGATCTGCTTACCTTGTTTTCTATACCTTCAAAAAAAATCCAGGTTATCTATGAAGGAGGGCTGGATGCATCTTTGATTTCTTCAGGGAAGCAGGAGAGCGCTTTGGATTACATCCTCACGATTAGTACTTTGGAGCCGCGTAAGAATTTAGTTCGTTTAATCCGGGCTTTTACCCTTTATCGCCGCCATAATCCCCAAAAGAGGGAGAAATTGATAATTATTGGCGGAGAAGGGTGGAAATATAAAGGTATTTACAAGGAAATTAGAGAGTTGGGGGCGCAAAAAGAGGCGATTTTAGCTGGATATGTAGGCGAGAAAGAGAAAATAAGGCTGCTTCGGCGGGCAAAAGCTTTTATTTTTCCATCTCTTTATGAAGGTTTTGGCTTACCTGTGGTAGAGGCGATGAGTCTGGGAGTGCCTGTAATTTGCAGCAGGAGGGGAGCATTAGCGGAGATTTGCGGAAATGCCGCTTTTTTTGTTAATCCTTATGCCGTGCAATCCATTGCCGAGGGTTTGAGCAAGGTTTTGGGGGATAGGGATATAAGAGAAAAATTAGCGAAGAAAGGTTTAGAGAGGGCGCAAAGATTTTCGTGGCAGAAGTGTGCGAAAGAAACATTAGAGGTTTATCAAAATATTCATTAA
- the rplT gene encoding 50S ribosomal protein L20: MRIKRGVGTHKHHKKIISKTKGYQKSRSNFRKAKEALLKAGQYAYRDRRNKKRERRGFWILKINGALKEYHLSYSRFINGLACAHIELNRKILAHLATANPETFEKIVRIAQKTSETIK, translated from the coding sequence ATGAGAATCAAAAGAGGTGTTGGCACCCATAAACATCATAAAAAAATTATCAGTAAAACAAAGGGCTACCAGAAAAGTCGCTCTAATTTTCGTAAAGCTAAGGAGGCACTTCTTAAGGCAGGTCAATATGCTTACCGCGACCGCCGCAACAAAAAAAGAGAAAGGCGAGGATTTTGGATTTTAAAAATCAACGGAGCCTTGAAAGAATATCATCTCTCCTATTCCCGCTTTATAAACGGCCTTGCTTGCGCGCATATTGAGCTTAATCGTAAAATTTTAGCGCATCTCGCCACGGCTAATCCCGAAACCTTTGAAAAAATTGTCCGCATCGCGCAAAAGACGTCAGAAACAATTAAATAA